The Paenibacillus sp. YPG26 genome includes a window with the following:
- a CDS encoding ABC transporter ATP-binding protein, translating into MSQWKAYFVFVKPYTKWIIVTVLIGILKFGIPSLLPLILKYVVDDLMLNDSLTLQQQIQQLMLVLGITFFLFVIVRGPVEYARQYFAQYITAKILFDLRTRLYEHLQRLSLRYYQNTKVGEIISRFINDAEQTKNIVEVGMMNIWLDLFTLVFVLGFMLYLDPVLTLVSIAIMPLYALSVKIMYKRLKKLTKDRSAALAGIQAYLHERIQGISVIRSFALEGYDRKLFGRTNEAFLSKGLAQSRWNAWTFAIINTLTDLAPLLVIGYGGYQVLQGNLTLGTFVAFFGYLDRLYAPLKRLINSSTTLTQATASWERVHELLEEPYDMRDEPDSKVLKADSCSVSFEKVWFKYQDSGGWVLRDISLSVQPGETIAFVGMSGGGKSSLVGLIPRFYDIQEGSVSVNGHDVRDYTMQSLRSHVGMVLQDNFLFSGTVRDNIILGNPDGGEEAVIEAAKAANAHDFIMKLPQGYDTEVGERGVKLSGGQKQRIAIARVFLKDPPILILDEATSALDLESEHLIQQSLRDLSTNRTTLVVAHRLSTITHADRIYVMKDGAVVESGTHEELMAEEGVYAGLYSIQNLQ; encoded by the coding sequence TTGAGTCAATGGAAAGCTTATTTTGTGTTTGTAAAACCTTATACGAAATGGATTATCGTAACTGTTCTGATCGGAATCCTGAAGTTCGGGATTCCGTCTCTTCTTCCACTCATTCTTAAATATGTTGTGGATGATCTTATGCTGAATGACAGCTTGACCCTGCAGCAGCAGATTCAGCAGCTTATGCTGGTGCTGGGAATTACCTTCTTCCTGTTCGTGATCGTCCGGGGACCTGTCGAGTATGCCCGGCAGTACTTTGCCCAGTATATTACGGCCAAAATTCTGTTCGACCTGCGCACCAGGCTCTATGAGCACCTACAGCGGCTGTCGCTGCGTTATTATCAGAACACTAAAGTGGGGGAGATAATATCCCGGTTCATTAACGATGCGGAGCAGACCAAGAATATCGTTGAAGTCGGAATGATGAATATCTGGCTGGATCTGTTTACACTGGTCTTTGTGCTTGGCTTTATGCTCTATCTGGACCCGGTGCTGACCTTAGTGTCCATTGCCATTATGCCTTTATATGCTCTTTCGGTAAAAATAATGTACAAGCGTCTGAAAAAACTCACCAAGGACCGTTCGGCAGCCTTGGCGGGAATACAGGCTTATCTGCATGAACGCATTCAAGGAATTTCGGTCATCCGCAGCTTCGCGCTCGAAGGTTATGACCGTAAGCTGTTCGGGAGAACGAATGAAGCCTTTCTTAGTAAAGGATTGGCGCAGAGCCGCTGGAACGCCTGGACGTTCGCAATCATCAATACGCTGACTGACCTGGCTCCACTGCTCGTTATTGGCTATGGGGGCTATCAGGTTCTTCAAGGCAATCTTACACTCGGCACCTTTGTTGCCTTCTTCGGGTATCTTGACCGCCTGTACGCACCACTGAAACGGCTTATTAACTCGTCAACGACGTTGACCCAGGCCACCGCTTCCTGGGAACGGGTGCATGAGCTGCTGGAAGAACCCTATGATATGAGAGACGAGCCTGATTCCAAGGTTCTCAAGGCGGACTCCTGCAGTGTTTCTTTCGAGAAGGTATGGTTCAAATATCAGGATTCCGGGGGGTGGGTGCTGAGAGATATTTCTCTAAGTGTCCAGCCTGGAGAGACGATTGCCTTTGTCGGGATGAGCGGAGGGGGCAAATCCTCTCTGGTGGGTCTGATCCCCAGATTCTACGACATTCAGGAAGGTTCCGTCTCGGTGAATGGTCATGACGTCCGCGACTATACGATGCAGAGTCTGCGAAGTCACGTGGGCATGGTGCTCCAGGATAACTTTCTGTTCAGCGGGACGGTAAGGGATAATATCATTCTTGGAAATCCGGACGGGGGTGAGGAGGCGGTCATTGAGGCCGCCAAGGCGGCGAATGCCCATGACTTTATCATGAAGCTTCCTCAAGGCTACGATACCGAGGTTGGCGAACGGGGAGTCAAGCTGTCCGGGGGACAGAAGCAGCGGATTGCTATAGCCCGGGTATTTCTCAAGGATCCGCCGATACTTATTCTGGATGAAGCGACCTCGGCTCTCGATCTGGAGTCCGAGCATCTGATTCAGCAGTCCCTTAGAGATCTGTCGACGAATCGGACCACGCTTGTGGTCGCTCACCGGCTGTCTACAATAACCCATGCTGACCGGATCTATGTGATGAAGGATGGGGCTGTAGTGGAGTCTGGTACCCATGAGGAATTAATGGCCGAAGAGGGAGTATACGCCGGCTTATACAGTATCCAGAATCTCCAGTAA
- a CDS encoding ADP-heptose synthase has product MPRRFIIEAVMLAIYGEITAPDEPVEFIVPYPTIMELYEFRNSPEPLMSDPDDDLYVKSKIEELIDYLEVPFNRKKLERALSIPWSKSSSILLGKSVSLTIVNALDNEQYGEFLDPIETVIVLTSLRESAPVLTDQPELISRIIDAEIPVQVFGIQDFHFAVETDNLDSQQT; this is encoded by the coding sequence ATGCCACGTCGATTTATTATTGAAGCCGTAATGTTAGCTATATATGGGGAGATTACGGCTCCGGATGAACCTGTTGAATTCATTGTACCGTATCCCACAATCATGGAGCTATATGAGTTCCGGAACAGTCCCGAACCTTTGATGAGCGACCCGGACGATGACCTGTATGTGAAGAGCAAGATTGAGGAGCTGATCGACTATTTGGAAGTGCCCTTCAATCGCAAAAAACTCGAGCGGGCGCTAAGTATCCCTTGGTCAAAAAGCTCTTCAATCCTGCTCGGCAAGTCAGTCTCGCTTACCATTGTCAATGCTCTGGATAATGAGCAATACGGCGAATTCCTTGATCCCATCGAGACGGTAATCGTGCTGACCTCACTTAGGGAATCCGCTCCGGTTCTTACGGATCAGCCTGAATTGATCAGCCGGATTATTGATGCTGAGATACCTGTGCAGGTATTTGGCATTCAGGACTTTCATTTCGCGGTGGAGACGGACAATCTTGACTCGCAGCAGACATAG
- a CDS encoding YpdA family putative bacillithiol disulfide reductase, with amino-acid sequence MEDVIIIGAGPCGLSAAIECQLQGLSVRVIEKYNIVHSIYLYPTHMQFFSTSEALEIGDIPFVTPGDKPFRHEALAYYRRVASHYNLQVNCYEEALSIDRKPEGTFTVRTRTSSGEELEYSARHVVISSGYFDHPNLLGIPGEEREKVTHYFREAHPYTGMKVAIIGGSNSAVDAAMELIRVGAEVTIVYRGEGISSHIKPWVKPLFESMIDKGRIQMRTSSRVISILQDRIVTESLTDGTTTELENDFVLALTGFRPDRKLLASAGVQMSDDMDKPVFDPETMESNIPGLYIAGVVASGRNANEVFIESGRGHGRLIARHIMNTPSSEA; translated from the coding sequence TTGGAAGATGTAATTATCATAGGTGCTGGACCCTGCGGACTGTCCGCAGCCATAGAATGCCAGCTTCAAGGCTTGTCTGTAAGAGTGATAGAGAAATATAACATTGTTCACTCTATTTATTTATATCCCACCCATATGCAATTCTTCAGTACGTCTGAAGCACTTGAGATCGGGGATATCCCGTTCGTAACTCCGGGGGACAAGCCCTTCCGTCATGAGGCACTGGCTTATTACCGCAGGGTGGCTTCGCATTACAACCTTCAGGTGAATTGTTATGAAGAGGCTCTCAGCATCGACCGCAAGCCTGAAGGAACCTTCACCGTACGTACAAGAACCTCTTCAGGAGAAGAGCTGGAGTACTCAGCTCGTCATGTCGTCATATCCTCAGGGTATTTCGACCATCCCAATCTCCTTGGCATCCCTGGTGAAGAGAGGGAGAAGGTGACCCACTATTTCCGTGAAGCCCATCCTTATACCGGAATGAAGGTAGCGATTATCGGAGGCAGCAACTCGGCTGTGGATGCGGCTATGGAGCTGATTCGTGTCGGTGCGGAGGTTACGATTGTATACCGCGGGGAAGGCATTTCCTCCCATATCAAGCCATGGGTCAAGCCTTTGTTCGAATCTATGATTGACAAAGGGCGCATCCAAATGCGCACCTCATCCCGTGTGATCTCTATTCTTCAGGACCGTATCGTTACAGAGTCTCTCACGGATGGAACCACAACTGAGCTTGAGAATGATTTTGTGCTGGCTCTGACAGGCTTTCGGCCTGACCGTAAGCTGCTAGCCTCGGCAGGGGTCCAAATGTCGGATGACATGGATAAGCCGGTCTTTGATCCTGAGACCATGGAGAGTAATATCCCTGGGCTCTATATCGCCGGAGTGGTAGCTTCAGGACGTAATGCGAACGAGGTATTCATTGAATCAGGCCGCGGCCACGGCAGACTTATCGCTAGGCATATTATGAACACCCCATCTTCGGAGGCGTGA
- a CDS encoding DUF441 domain-containing protein has translation MDITALLLLFMAGLGIFSGNMPITVAMIVLLLLRVTKMNQFFPWLDKYGLTIGIIVLTIGVMSPVASGKLSPQMLWASFFHWKSLCAIAVGILVAYLGGRGASLMSSQPTVVAGLLIGTVIGVAFFKGVPVGPLIAAGLLSILIGRS, from the coding sequence ATTGATATCACCGCACTTCTGCTGTTATTCATGGCAGGGCTTGGTATATTCAGCGGCAACATGCCTATCACGGTCGCTATGATTGTGCTGCTGCTTCTGAGAGTGACCAAGATGAATCAGTTCTTCCCCTGGCTGGACAAATATGGCCTGACTATAGGCATTATCGTGCTCACCATCGGGGTAATGTCCCCTGTAGCCAGCGGCAAGCTCTCTCCTCAAATGCTATGGGCTTCTTTCTTTCACTGGAAGTCGCTGTGCGCGATTGCCGTCGGCATACTCGTAGCCTATCTCGGCGGCCGCGGAGCATCCTTGATGAGTAGTCAGCCAACCGTTGTTGCCGGCCTCTTGATTGGTACCGTCATCGGGGTTGCCTTCTTCAAAGGAGTACCCGTTGGTCCTCTTATTGCAGCCGGGTTGTTATCCATATTAATTGGCCGAAGCTGA
- the essC gene encoding type VII secretion protein EssC: MSILYQRSPRMKKSMESAQTEIVQPPDVPTRPVFSPSLFVWPSALTMVTVGFIIYLNLTLDQLSAQFTLYEGIAMVGVLLTYFLPFVIYWTKTKDFEQKLRDRELKYSMVLEKYREDFEAKAAQQRELLLSVHRHPEAAIQIAAEQAPALWERSAGDEDFLDVRAGTGSVPFQVDIIAPRRNEFMEDPLLEEAERLQTSYQLIPDCPVTLPLSEGGVIGIVGSCEAVRNLSRALIAQVAINHSPDEVKIAAFFGESEREQWDWMRYCPHVWNEGKDRRFMAGNPVQIRELAEWLYQQLNPRVTRHERSYGQPHKVDQPYYVTLLTQNRLIEDEALYALLMDQEEGLNACTLVLADSTERLPRQCRLIVECEGTNAAYIFTKENGMAVPQKLAVDRFSIQQADVLARRMAPIELKKSSAAEIPSALTLLELLGIRGIGEHDIAGTWERNRFPQTLPVPLGARAGGKTMNLQLHDKIERQGHGPHGLIAGTTGSGKSELLQSLVASIAMEYHPHDVNFLLIDYKGGGMSNTLEAFPHVVGSLTNLDKQMIHRAKISLRAELVRRQQVLKDAGNLQHIDEYYLLKTGEPLPHLIVMIDEFAELKRDHPDFMDELISIASIGRTLGLHLILATQKPSGVVDDKIWSNARFRICLRVQDESDSRDMLKVPDAAWITKSGRGYFQVGSSEVFEQLQFAWSGAPHLAEGNASPMVYKLGISGERVPLGISDYAQTVPAEPPPMKQLQAVINAVIQTAEKLGINQLKGPWLPPLPELIGPLEVSDEAESSPGLNAVAGMADDVSGQQQIALQIALDDGHLLIYGMPGSGKSTLIQTLLMSLAKRYSPEAWSGYVVDMGRTMKEFASLPHIGNVILPEDHDRMSRLFRYLLLISNERRQRFVQAGVKTAAEYRRSVDSGLPEIVVVIDDYFLFKGTFPAENEKLEFILREGAAAGIRVIISANRVGDITEKLRSSIPRSIAFQIADPGDYYYMGLRAAGETDIHQPPGRGYIKSDSRVLEFQASLPAPGENEAERADQLRHSISQLDQSWKGARPETIRELPHTLTLDEVIMSREASSVPAPLGIRVEDLSPFGAELELGPHFLVGAPMESGKSLFLTSWLLSLAWNYPPEQLEIYTVDNRHSANELGNLQGIPHIKGSSFGDKNLAGILEKLHARQVTSEDSTGVVHQGRTTKLLMIDDADVLARQLQDFTLKDKLTSLIRNSRELGVHVIISGVPSDFPTFGVDWFGEIRNCQSGFLLGSRDANDLSFFRIPMSETQSGNGELPILPAGQGYYIRRKYERIKAALPFETSEERNEWMKKIGDKWKVLIGEEVG; the protein is encoded by the coding sequence GTGAGTATTCTCTATCAAAGATCACCTAGAATGAAGAAATCAATGGAGTCTGCTCAGACAGAAATTGTGCAGCCGCCAGATGTGCCCACAAGGCCTGTGTTCTCACCTTCACTATTTGTATGGCCATCTGCACTGACGATGGTTACCGTGGGATTCATCATATACTTGAACCTTACTTTGGATCAGCTTAGTGCGCAGTTTACGCTGTATGAGGGGATTGCTATGGTTGGCGTTCTGTTGACCTATTTTTTGCCGTTTGTGATCTATTGGACGAAGACCAAAGATTTCGAGCAGAAGCTGAGAGACAGAGAGCTTAAATACAGCATGGTTCTTGAAAAATACAGGGAAGATTTCGAAGCCAAAGCCGCGCAGCAAAGAGAACTGCTTCTCTCTGTGCACCGTCATCCCGAGGCGGCGATTCAGATTGCCGCTGAACAAGCGCCCGCTCTGTGGGAGAGATCCGCAGGAGACGAGGATTTCCTCGATGTCAGGGCTGGCACGGGAAGTGTTCCTTTTCAGGTGGATATCATCGCGCCACGGCGAAATGAATTCATGGAAGACCCTCTTCTTGAAGAGGCAGAGCGGCTGCAGACCAGTTACCAGCTCATACCGGATTGTCCAGTAACCCTGCCGTTATCAGAAGGTGGCGTAATTGGCATCGTCGGCAGCTGTGAAGCTGTCCGCAACCTGTCCCGCGCTTTGATTGCTCAAGTTGCGATTAACCACTCCCCAGATGAGGTGAAGATTGCCGCGTTCTTTGGCGAGTCCGAGCGGGAGCAATGGGACTGGATGCGCTACTGTCCCCATGTGTGGAATGAAGGGAAGGACCGCAGGTTTATGGCTGGCAATCCGGTTCAGATCCGGGAGCTCGCCGAATGGCTGTATCAGCAACTTAATCCGCGTGTTACGCGGCATGAGCGATCCTATGGCCAACCGCACAAAGTGGATCAACCGTACTATGTGACTCTTTTGACTCAGAACCGGCTGATTGAGGACGAGGCCCTTTATGCATTGTTAATGGACCAGGAGGAAGGCCTGAATGCATGTACATTGGTCCTGGCTGATTCCACAGAGAGACTGCCAAGACAATGCCGGCTCATTGTGGAATGTGAGGGAACAAATGCTGCTTATATTTTCACAAAAGAGAACGGTATGGCGGTGCCGCAGAAGCTCGCGGTGGACCGCTTCTCAATCCAGCAAGCAGATGTATTGGCCCGTAGAATGGCCCCGATTGAACTGAAGAAGTCATCAGCGGCAGAAATTCCTTCAGCACTTACCCTGCTGGAGCTGCTTGGAATCAGGGGGATCGGGGAGCACGACATTGCGGGAACCTGGGAGCGGAATCGCTTCCCTCAGACGCTGCCGGTGCCTTTGGGCGCAAGAGCCGGAGGTAAGACGATGAATTTGCAGCTCCATGACAAGATCGAACGCCAGGGCCACGGACCGCATGGCCTTATAGCAGGGACCACAGGATCGGGTAAAAGTGAGCTGCTGCAATCCTTGGTTGCAAGCATTGCGATGGAATATCATCCGCATGATGTGAACTTTCTGCTCATTGACTACAAGGGCGGAGGCATGTCCAATACGCTTGAAGCTTTTCCCCATGTCGTAGGGTCACTGACGAATCTGGACAAACAAATGATTCACCGCGCCAAAATCTCTCTACGGGCCGAACTGGTCCGGAGACAGCAAGTTCTTAAGGATGCCGGGAATTTGCAGCATATTGATGAATATTATCTGCTTAAGACGGGAGAGCCCCTGCCGCATTTAATTGTAATGATTGACGAGTTCGCTGAACTCAAGCGGGATCATCCTGATTTCATGGATGAGCTGATTAGTATCGCTTCCATTGGCAGAACACTGGGACTGCATCTGATTCTGGCAACCCAGAAGCCTTCGGGTGTGGTGGATGACAAGATATGGAGCAATGCCCGGTTCAGAATCTGTCTCCGGGTTCAGGATGAGAGTGACAGCAGAGATATGCTTAAAGTGCCGGATGCGGCCTGGATTACCAAATCCGGCCGGGGTTACTTCCAGGTGGGCAGCAGTGAGGTGTTCGAGCAGCTTCAATTCGCTTGGAGTGGTGCGCCGCATTTGGCTGAAGGAAATGCTTCTCCTATGGTATATAAGCTTGGAATCAGTGGGGAACGGGTGCCTTTAGGAATAAGTGACTATGCACAGACTGTACCCGCCGAGCCGCCTCCCATGAAGCAGCTGCAGGCTGTAATTAATGCAGTTATTCAGACAGCGGAGAAGCTGGGGATCAACCAGCTGAAAGGACCTTGGCTTCCGCCGCTGCCAGAGCTCATTGGCCCTCTGGAAGTCAGTGATGAGGCTGAGAGCAGCCCAGGTCTGAACGCCGTCGCGGGGATGGCCGATGATGTCAGCGGGCAGCAGCAGATTGCCTTGCAAATTGCCCTGGACGATGGACATTTGCTTATCTATGGCATGCCCGGTTCCGGGAAATCAACCTTAATACAAACCTTGCTTATGTCCCTGGCTAAGCGTTATTCACCTGAAGCCTGGTCGGGCTATGTGGTGGATATGGGGAGAACGATGAAGGAGTTCGCAAGCCTCCCTCACATTGGAAATGTGATTCTGCCTGAGGATCATGATCGTATGTCCAGGCTGTTCCGTTATCTGCTTCTCATCTCGAATGAACGCAGACAACGCTTTGTACAAGCTGGCGTGAAGACCGCGGCGGAATACCGAAGGTCAGTAGATTCGGGTCTACCCGAAATCGTGGTCGTAATTGATGATTATTTCCTGTTCAAGGGGACATTCCCGGCGGAGAACGAGAAGCTGGAGTTCATCCTGCGTGAAGGTGCGGCTGCTGGAATACGAGTGATCATCAGCGCGAATCGTGTTGGAGATATCACCGAGAAGCTTCGCAGCAGCATTCCCAGGTCTATCGCCTTTCAGATTGCTGATCCCGGAGATTATTATTACATGGGCCTGCGCGCAGCCGGTGAGACAGATATTCATCAGCCACCAGGACGCGGATATATCAAATCGGATTCCCGTGTATTGGAATTCCAGGCCTCACTTCCCGCTCCGGGTGAGAATGAGGCGGAGAGAGCTGATCAGCTGAGGCACAGCATATCCCAGTTAGATCAAAGCTGGAAAGGCGCTCGGCCAGAGACCATCCGTGAGCTTCCGCATACGCTGACTCTCGATGAGGTGATAATGAGTCGTGAAGCTAGCAGTGTTCCGGCTCCGCTTGGAATCAGGGTGGAGGATCTTAGCCCCTTCGGAGCCGAACTGGAATTAGGACCGCACTTCCTGGTGGGAGCCCCTATGGAGTCGGGCAAATCTTTATTTCTGACCAGCTGGCTTCTGTCACTTGCCTGGAACTACCCGCCGGAGCAGCTTGAGATTTATACGGTGGATAACCGCCATTCTGCGAATGAGCTAGGGAATCTTCAAGGGATTCCCCATATCAAAGGCAGCTCCTTCGGGGACAAGAACCTCGCAGGAATTCTTGAGAAGCTTCATGCCAGACAGGTGACTTCTGAAGACTCTACCGGCGTGGTTCATCAAGGTCGGACCACCAAGCTGCTGATGATTGACGATGCGGATGTGCTTGCCCGTCAACTGCAGGATTTCACCCTTAAGGATAAGCTCACAAGTCTGATCAGGAACTCAAGAGAGCTTGGCGTGCATGTTATTATTTCGGGTGTGCCCTCAGACTTCCCGACTTTCGGGGTGGATTGGTTCGGCGAGATCAGGAACTGTCAAAGCGGATTTCTGCTTGGCAGCCGGGATGCGAATGATCTGAGCTTCTTCCGGATACCGATGTCTGAGACGCAATCCGGCAATGGAGAGCTTCCTATTCTGCCAGCAGGACAAGGTTATTATATAAGACGTAAATACGAGAGAATTAAAGCGGCTCTGCCTTTTGAGACTAGTGAAGAGAGAAATGAATGGATGAAAAAAATCGGGGATAAATGGAAGGTGTTAATTGGAGAGGAGGTGGGATAA
- a CDS encoding DUF3939 domain-containing protein, protein MSLLQSDGTIDLSRLSRYLGGVPEQKFYLSRETYEIFPEEERHIPYYLDLVQNAVDDYVNETGRMPVIGGSREYEVDVHVLMNEHYLNELPTIPLYVTEQEVMLTHRPERAGMHGGHQDSSVMILEL, encoded by the coding sequence ATGTCGCTCTTACAGAGTGACGGTACAATAGATCTGTCGAGGCTTAGCCGCTATCTTGGCGGCGTACCCGAGCAGAAGTTCTACCTTTCCAGGGAGACATACGAGATATTTCCCGAAGAGGAGCGGCACATTCCGTACTATCTGGATCTGGTGCAGAACGCCGTGGACGATTACGTGAATGAGACGGGGAGAATGCCTGTAATTGGAGGATCCCGCGAGTACGAGGTGGATGTCCATGTGCTGATGAATGAGCACTATCTGAACGAGCTTCCAACAATCCCGCTGTATGTGACTGAGCAGGAGGTCATGCTGACCCATCGTCCGGAAAGAGCCGGGATGCATGGCGGCCACCAGGATTCCTCAGTTATGATTCTTGAGCTGTAA
- a CDS encoding HesB/YadR/YfhF family protein — protein MMIHVTDSAAKWYKKELELQEGQAIRFFVRYSAGGHIHPGFSLGIGVEDPGSPGYAMEAEGINFYMEEQDMWYLEGYDLKVTYEESSDDIAYEYVKAKVKTA, from the coding sequence CTGATGATCCACGTTACCGATTCAGCAGCTAAGTGGTATAAAAAGGAATTGGAGCTTCAGGAGGGGCAGGCGATCCGCTTTTTCGTTCGCTACAGTGCCGGCGGCCATATTCATCCCGGATTTTCCCTTGGTATTGGTGTTGAAGATCCGGGTTCACCCGGTTATGCGATGGAAGCGGAAGGGATTAACTTCTATATGGAAGAGCAGGATATGTGGTATTTGGAAGGATACGATCTGAAAGTAACCTATGAGGAGTCGTCCGACGATATTGCATATGAATATGTGAAGGCCAAAGTGAAGACAGCTTAA
- a CDS encoding MFS transporter, with amino-acid sequence MEFSWRKNLYVLWSGVFFCSMAYSMVIPFLSLFISHDLGVRTNVTLWSGLTFGITFLAGALIAPYWGSLSDKYGRKPMLLRSGFCLCGVYILTSLVQDPYQLLGVRILSGLLAGYVPSAIALVATNTPERNVGYSLGIMSTAGAAGGIVGPMIGGVLSKYIGYRECFIAAGGVVLISALIALFFVKEENFHRDQARSHVLDDFKEAIANRPLIRLLTVVLIVTTSVMVLEPLLTLYVVDLGASMGDASLSSGIIFSAVGIATVLAAPIWGRIGQRIGYRNTLIIGLVGGGVGNLLQLIFHNLYGFGLLRFVYGLFFAAVYPSLNALIVQSTAPEFRGRAFSLNQSANQLGGMAGPVAGGAAAGFVPISVVFVLNGLLLLLTASVLRLNPARRTVLKQHAAPKSDG; translated from the coding sequence ATGGAATTTTCATGGAGAAAGAATCTGTATGTTCTCTGGAGCGGTGTATTCTTTTGCAGTATGGCCTATTCAATGGTAATTCCATTTCTATCCTTGTTCATCAGTCATGACCTGGGAGTCCGCACCAATGTAACTTTATGGTCCGGACTGACCTTTGGGATTACCTTTCTCGCTGGAGCCTTAATTGCTCCCTATTGGGGATCGCTTTCGGATAAATACGGCCGCAAGCCCATGCTTCTGCGCTCAGGATTCTGTCTGTGTGGGGTCTACATTCTGACCTCGCTCGTGCAGGATCCTTATCAGCTTCTGGGTGTGCGCATCCTCTCAGGCCTGCTGGCCGGTTATGTTCCTTCCGCTATCGCCCTTGTTGCAACCAATACCCCCGAGCGCAATGTGGGCTATTCCCTTGGAATTATGTCAACCGCAGGAGCTGCGGGTGGTATTGTTGGGCCGATGATTGGCGGGGTACTGAGCAAATATATCGGTTATCGGGAATGCTTTATTGCCGCGGGTGGCGTTGTATTGATCTCTGCTCTGATCGCCTTGTTTTTCGTCAAGGAAGAGAACTTTCACCGGGATCAGGCCAGATCTCATGTACTGGATGATTTCAAAGAGGCCATCGCGAATCGTCCATTGATCCGGCTTCTGACCGTTGTGCTCATCGTAACGACTTCGGTAATGGTGCTTGAACCCCTGTTAACCTTGTATGTGGTGGATCTGGGTGCGTCTATGGGGGATGCTTCGCTTAGTTCCGGAATTATTTTCTCGGCTGTAGGCATCGCAACCGTTCTAGCGGCACCGATCTGGGGCAGGATCGGCCAGCGGATAGGGTACCGGAATACACTGATTATTGGACTGGTCGGGGGAGGAGTCGGCAACCTCCTGCAGTTGATTTTCCATAACTTATACGGGTTCGGCCTCCTCCGCTTCGTGTACGGCTTGTTCTTCGCGGCGGTATATCCGTCCTTGAATGCCCTGATTGTTCAATCTACTGCACCGGAATTTAGAGGACGCGCGTTCAGCTTGAACCAATCCGCCAATCAGCTTGGGGGAATGGCCGGACCGGTTGCAGGAGGGGCTGCGGCAGGATTTGTCCCTATTTCGGTCGTCTTTGTTCTTAATGGGCTGCTGCTCCTGCTCACCGCTTCGGTGCTGCGGCTGAATCCTGCAAGGCGAACGGTGCTCAAGCAGCATGCGGCTCCCAAATCCGATGGTTAA